From a region of the Nonlabens dokdonensis DSW-6 genome:
- a CDS encoding PorP/SprF family type IX secretion system membrane protein, producing MKIQNIKIALLVGMSLVYWSAEAQQDPQFTQYMYNQSIVNPAYATANKEELNIGALYRSQWVGIEGAPRTASLFAHYPISDRVEVGISFTNDDIGNVVTENNIYADFAYILPVSETGKLSLGLKAGLTLFDANFNGFNLQSGGRDTDVAFNDNVTQSFPNVGLGAFYFTDKFYVGLSAPNLLTTTHLENENGIQSTGVQDIHFFLNSGYVFDINPNLKFKPSFMLKGVKGAPLSADLNANVLFNEKFEVGLGYRLDDSVSGVFNFRVAPEIRIGYAYDYTTSNLGNFNSGSHEIILLYNIKTRFWRSGYDRSPRFF from the coding sequence ATGAAAATTCAAAATATAAAAATTGCCTTGTTGGTAGGTATGAGTTTGGTTTACTGGAGCGCTGAAGCGCAACAAGATCCTCAATTTACTCAATACATGTACAATCAAAGCATCGTTAATCCCGCTTACGCAACTGCAAATAAAGAAGAGTTGAATATAGGAGCGTTATATAGATCGCAATGGGTAGGAATTGAAGGAGCTCCTAGAACAGCTTCTCTATTTGCTCATTATCCTATAAGCGATCGCGTTGAAGTAGGAATATCATTTACAAATGATGACATTGGAAATGTGGTAACTGAAAATAATATTTATGCAGACTTTGCCTATATATTACCAGTTTCAGAAACTGGTAAGCTATCGTTAGGACTTAAAGCAGGTTTAACGTTATTTGATGCCAATTTTAATGGTTTTAACCTTCAGTCTGGAGGAAGAGATACTGATGTTGCTTTTAATGATAACGTTACTCAAAGCTTTCCAAATGTAGGTCTTGGAGCCTTTTATTTTACAGATAAATTTTACGTAGGGCTTTCTGCTCCTAATCTATTAACAACTACACATTTAGAAAATGAAAATGGCATACAATCCACCGGCGTACAGGATATTCATTTTTTCTTGAATAGTGGTTATGTATTTGACATTAATCCTAATTTGAAGTTCAAACCTTCATTTATGTTGAAAGGTGTTAAAGGTGCTCCATTATCTGCAGACCTAAATGCCAATGTCCTATTCAATGAAAAATTTGAAGTAGGATTAGGATATAGACTAGATGATTCAGTAAGTGGCGTTTTTAATTTTAGGGTCGCTCCTGAAATTAGAATAGGCTATGCATATGACTATACCACTAGCAATCTAGGTAATTTTAACTCTGGATCGCATGAAATCATTTTATTATATAATATAAAAACAAGATTTTGGAGAAGTGGTTACGATCGTTCTCCTAGATTTTTCTAA
- a CDS encoding gliding motility-associated C-terminal domain-containing protein: protein MSQIVHAQCPTIPVGTQIICDAAGLDFNDLDAFATPASGSDVRWYLNPTGGSPLPDIQLVREGTYYAGDSSGSCGTRPALVIDFEVDRTLQSLDAIFCSNENPTIQSYIDEALAVSIPSGGSVQIYSDFLLTTQLNPSMMLSGNANYFIVFIDSSGCRSQIQTGSTAVFPSPAVPMPPLVQQFCSDTNPVVNDLNPGTTDNFSWFSSVDGSNNPIPPAFAGTEALIDGATYYVQADNFFCDSDPVAIVVEIDDPANAGMSNTEEYCENNVPTTDIDLFPLLGPLADNGGAWTGPLPTANGDQGTINLTGQGIGVYNFVYTVAGQGACPDETATISIEILQILSSGVASAASPVSFCVAQLPSSYDLTLLLDNEDAGGTWTQGTTSAAPIVASSIDLTSFMPGVYDFTYVQNALPNPCPENTTTVQVIVLEDPNAGMAVTTQFCENDLAASSPFDLFNSLDGSQDNNLGIWTDASSATISNTIDITNFNVLDSPYTFTYTIDNGSCQDSESISIEILEAPESGNYIGTPFTVCEDQTAANSPYDLFNLLDGTQDTNGTWFEGATSTGTAVTNPIDLTTLGTGTFDFTYSVPAIGTCTDNDVTVTLVINPLPNTGTPTPLVVCENDLAANSPVDLFNQLSGQDAGGMWSDDDGTGALAGSNVDITGFTIGSFNFSYSITDANGCMNSSTVVITIEPAPESGNYVGTPFTVCEDQTAANSPYDLFNLLDGTQDTNGTWFEGATSTGTAVTNPIDLTTLGTGTFDFTYSVPAIGTCTDNDVTVTLVINPLPNTGTPTPLVVCENDLAANSPVDLFNQLSGQDAGGMWSDDDGTGALAGSNVDITGFTIGSFNFSYSITDANGCMNSSTVVITIEPAPESGNYVGTPFTVCEDQTAANSPYDLFNLLDGTQDTNGTWFEGTTSTGTAITNPIDLTTLGAGSFDFTYSVPAIGTCTDNDVTVTVVINPLPNTGTPTSLVVCENDLAANSPVDLFNQLSGQDAGGMWSDEDATGALNGSIVDITMLSVGTFDFSYSITDSIGCSSFTIVTITVEPAPESGNYIGTPFTVCEDQTAANSPYDLFNLLDGTQDTNGTWFEGATSTGTAVTNPIDLTTLGTGTFDFTYSVPAIGTCTDNDVTVTVVIDAFVSAGTDIPYVVCENELINNSPLDLFNQLAGQVSGGSWSDDDNTGLLTGNNVDLTGLAIGDYNFTYTVSNGSCSDSETVLVSVIPAPDAGTATNFGICLSDVTTNQTIDLFSQLVGNDLGGIWSDDDTTGELNGSVVNLSNLNAGVFNFTYTVLPSANCSSDAETVQVIINDITPPTTTPDQIFCDQATVSDLVATGNSITWYSDASLTMPLGLGDSLIDGEDYFATQIDPITNCESSLSSSTLVTINISPNSGNEIPTTVCNDQNMVDLFLSLDGTQDSGGIWVDTDNTGALINSIFDASSVADGTYNFEYLVAGIAPCNDASTLISLTVQSPVNAGNDAVLDTCSDATAIDLFTLLGTSVTTGGIWSPAMTSGTGLFDPSVDPSGSYTYTVSNTCNVSTAMVDVTVTEAPDAGNDNLISLCVIDGTLDLLTQLGGTPDANGVWSPLLNSGTNIFDPVLDGSGTYTYTVTATAACVNDASATLTISVGESPAPTLVNAGLFFCATDNATVIDLDASVTGTMIMWYDAIDATTPLLSTDLLIDGQTYFATQTTSSGCESSERTQVMVEIGDAPTPTLAQDGELFCINDNPTLQQLTLNIQEYAASLNNVIWYDSPTGTNSITLSTVMTIGTTYYAVLIDPLTGCESSVRLAVTVDLSACGNLTIPDGFSPNGDGVNDVFDIDNLDFLYPNFDIEFYNRYGNLVYSGNINTPRFNGFSNQSGLLNDGELPVGVYFYILKYNDGTTKPSQGRIYLSR, encoded by the coding sequence TTGTCCCAAATTGTTCATGCGCAATGTCCAACTATTCCAGTAGGTACACAAATAATTTGTGATGCAGCTGGACTAGATTTCAATGATTTAGATGCTTTTGCCACACCAGCTTCTGGTAGTGACGTACGATGGTATCTCAATCCTACTGGAGGATCGCCCTTACCAGATATTCAATTAGTACGTGAAGGAACCTATTACGCAGGTGATAGTAGTGGTAGCTGCGGCACTCGTCCTGCTTTAGTAATTGATTTTGAAGTAGATCGAACGCTTCAAAGTCTTGATGCTATTTTTTGCTCAAACGAGAACCCAACAATTCAATCCTATATCGACGAAGCGCTAGCAGTAAGCATTCCATCTGGTGGAAGCGTGCAAATTTATAGTGATTTCCTACTCACCACTCAATTGAATCCGAGTATGATGCTTTCCGGAAATGCAAATTATTTTATTGTTTTTATCGATTCTTCAGGATGCAGAAGTCAAATTCAAACAGGAAGTACAGCCGTTTTTCCTTCACCAGCTGTTCCTATGCCTCCATTAGTACAGCAGTTTTGTTCTGATACGAACCCTGTAGTTAATGATTTAAATCCTGGAACAACTGATAACTTCAGTTGGTTCAGTAGTGTCGATGGTTCTAACAATCCTATTCCGCCAGCTTTTGCAGGTACAGAAGCTTTAATAGATGGCGCTACCTATTACGTACAAGCCGATAATTTTTTCTGTGACAGTGATCCTGTGGCAATCGTTGTTGAAATAGATGATCCTGCAAATGCAGGTATGAGCAACACAGAGGAGTATTGTGAAAATAATGTTCCAACAACTGATATTGATTTATTTCCGCTTTTAGGACCTTTGGCTGACAATGGAGGAGCGTGGACTGGTCCACTTCCTACTGCAAATGGTGATCAAGGAACTATCAACTTAACTGGTCAAGGAATAGGCGTTTACAACTTTGTCTATACAGTTGCCGGTCAAGGAGCTTGTCCAGATGAAACCGCAACGATTAGCATTGAAATACTACAGATTTTATCTTCTGGAGTAGCTTCTGCTGCAAGCCCAGTGAGTTTTTGTGTGGCTCAATTACCGTCTTCTTATGATTTAACTTTATTATTAGACAATGAAGATGCTGGCGGAACTTGGACTCAAGGAACAACAAGTGCAGCACCAATTGTCGCATCTTCTATTGATTTGACTAGCTTCATGCCTGGAGTTTATGATTTTACTTACGTTCAAAACGCGCTACCTAATCCTTGTCCAGAAAATACTACTACCGTTCAGGTCATAGTTCTGGAAGACCCTAATGCTGGAATGGCAGTAACCACTCAATTTTGTGAAAATGATTTAGCTGCTAGTTCTCCTTTTGATTTATTCAACAGCCTTGATGGTTCACAGGATAATAACCTAGGAATATGGACTGATGCGTCTAGTGCTACGATCTCAAATACAATAGACATCACTAATTTTAATGTATTAGATAGCCCGTACACTTTTACTTATACGATAGATAACGGATCTTGCCAAGATTCAGAAAGTATTAGTATAGAAATTTTAGAAGCTCCAGAATCTGGTAACTATATTGGAACTCCGTTCACGGTTTGTGAGGATCAAACAGCTGCCAACTCGCCTTATGATCTTTTCAATTTACTAGACGGAACACAAGATACTAATGGAACTTGGTTTGAAGGAGCTACTTCTACTGGAACAGCAGTAACTAATCCAATTGATTTAACAACATTAGGAACAGGAACTTTCGATTTTACTTATTCTGTTCCTGCCATAGGAACTTGTACTGATAATGATGTTACAGTTACGCTAGTAATAAATCCGCTACCCAATACGGGAACTCCTACTCCATTAGTTGTTTGTGAAAATGACTTAGCCGCAAATTCACCGGTAGATCTATTCAATCAACTATCTGGTCAAGATGCTGGCGGTATGTGGTCTGATGATGATGGTACTGGAGCATTAGCTGGAAGTAATGTTGATATTACTGGATTTACGATAGGTAGTTTCAACTTCTCTTATTCCATAACCGATGCTAATGGATGTATGAACTCTTCTACAGTTGTAATTACGATTGAACCAGCTCCAGAATCTGGTAACTACGTTGGAACTCCGTTCACGGTTTGTGAAGATCAAACAGCTGCAAATTCACCTTATGATCTTTTCAATTTACTTGACGGAACACAAGATACTAATGGAACTTGGTTTGAAGGAGCTACTTCTACTGGAACAGCAGTAACTAATCCAATTGATTTAACAACATTAGGAACAGGAACTTTCGATTTTACTTATTCTGTTCCTGCCATAGGAACTTGTACTGATAATGATGTTACAGTTACGCTAGTAATAAATCCGCTACCCAATACGGGAACTCCTACTCCATTAGTTGTTTGTGAAAATGACTTAGCCGCAAATTCACCGGTAGATCTATTCAATCAACTATCTGGTCAAGATGCTGGCGGTATGTGGTCTGATGATGATGGTACTGGAGCATTAGCTGGAAGTAATGTTGATATTACTGGATTTACGATAGGTAGTTTCAACTTCTCTTATTCCATAACCGATGCTAATGGATGTATGAACTCTTCTACAGTTGTAATTACGATTGAACCAGCTCCAGAATCTGGTAACTACGTTGGAACTCCGTTCACGGTTTGTGAAGATCAAACAGCTGCAAATTCACCTTATGATCTTTTCAATTTACTTGACGGAACACAGGATACTAATGGAACTTGGTTTGAAGGAACTACTTCTACTGGAACTGCAATAACCAATCCAATTGATTTAACAACATTAGGAGCAGGAAGTTTTGATTTCACTTATTCCGTTCCTGCCATAGGAACATGTACTGATAATGATGTCACAGTAACCGTAGTAATAAATCCGCTACCCAATACGGGAACTCCTACTTCATTAGTTGTTTGTGAAAATGACTTAGCAGCAAATTCACCGGTAGATTTATTCAATCAACTATCAGGTCAAGATGCTGGTGGTATGTGGTCGGACGAAGATGCTACAGGCGCGCTGAATGGTAGTATAGTAGATATAACCATGCTAAGTGTAGGTACCTTTGACTTTTCCTATTCTATTACTGACTCAATTGGTTGTTCTAGTTTTACCATAGTAACAATAACAGTAGAACCTGCTCCAGAATCTGGTAACTACATTGGAACTCCGTTCACGGTTTGTGAAGATCAAACAGCTGCCAACTCGCCTTATGATCTTTTTAATTTACTAGACGGAACACAAGATACTAATGGAACTTGGTTTGAAGGAGCTACTTCTACCGGAACAGCAGTAACCAATCCAATTGATTTAACAACATTAGGAACAGGAACTTTTGATTTTACTTACTCCGTTCCAGCAATAGGAACTTGTACCGATAACGATGTCACAGTAACTGTAGTTATAGATGCATTTGTTAGTGCTGGTACTGATATTCCTTATGTAGTTTGTGAAAATGAATTAATCAACAATTCACCTTTAGATTTATTCAATCAGTTAGCAGGGCAAGTTTCTGGAGGAAGTTGGTCCGATGATGATAATACAGGTTTACTGACTGGAAATAATGTAGATTTAACTGGTCTAGCTATAGGAGATTATAATTTTACGTACACCGTAAGCAATGGCTCTTGTTCAGATTCTGAAACTGTACTTGTCTCTGTAATTCCAGCTCCAGACGCCGGGACGGCAACTAATTTTGGTATTTGTTTATCTGATGTAACTACTAATCAAACGATAGATTTATTCAGTCAGTTAGTAGGAAATGATCTAGGAGGAATTTGGTCAGATGATGATACCACTGGTGAACTGAATGGTTCGGTAGTCAACCTATCTAATCTTAATGCCGGAGTTTTCAATTTTACTTATACAGTGCTTCCTTCAGCTAATTGTAGTTCGGATGCTGAAACAGTTCAAGTTATTATAAATGATATTACGCCTCCTACCACAACACCTGATCAAATCTTTTGTGATCAAGCAACAGTAAGTGATCTAGTAGCAACAGGAAACTCTATTACATGGTACAGTGATGCATCCCTTACAATGCCATTAGGTCTTGGTGATTCTCTGATTGATGGAGAAGATTATTTTGCCACTCAAATAGACCCTATTACAAATTGTGAGTCAAGTCTATCGAGTAGTACCTTAGTTACTATTAATATTTCTCCTAATTCCGGAAATGAAATACCAACTACCGTTTGTAATGATCAGAATATGGTAGATCTTTTCCTAAGTTTAGATGGTACGCAAGATTCTGGTGGAATATGGGTTGACACTGATAACACTGGAGCTTTAATAAACAGCATATTTGATGCCTCATCCGTTGCTGATGGCACCTATAATTTTGAGTATTTGGTAGCTGGTATTGCTCCTTGTAATGACGCTTCCACCTTAATATCATTGACTGTACAGTCTCCAGTAAATGCAGGAAACGATGCAGTCTTAGATACATGTTCAGACGCTACAGCTATTGACTTATTTACTTTACTCGGGACATCAGTTACTACCGGTGGTATCTGGAGCCCAGCTATGACAAGTGGTACAGGTTTATTTGACCCTTCAGTAGATCCTTCAGGATCCTATACTTACACAGTTTCTAACACCTGTAACGTTTCAACAGCAATGGTTGATGTTACTGTAACCGAAGCTCCTGATGCAGGAAATGACAACTTAATCAGTTTGTGTGTTATAGATGGTACATTAGACTTACTCACACAATTAGGAGGAACTCCAGATGCCAATGGTGTATGGTCACCTCTATTAAATAGTGGGACTAATATTTTTGATCCTGTTTTAGACGGTTCGGGAACTTACACATATACAGTGACCGCTACTGCAGCTTGTGTAAACGATGCTAGTGCTACATTAACCATTTCAGTGGGTGAAAGTCCTGCACCTACATTAGTAAACGCAGGGCTCTTCTTCTGTGCGACGGATAATGCAACGGTCATTGATCTTGATGCCTCAGTTACCGGTACGATGATCATGTGGTACGATGCCATAGACGCAACGACGCCACTTTTATCAACGGACCTCTTAATTGATGGACAGACATATTTTGCGACACAAACTACATCAAGCGGATGTGAATCAAGCGAACGAACTCAAGTCATGGTAGAAATAGGAGATGCTCCTACTCCTACTTTAGCACAAGATGGTGAGTTATTTTGCATTAATGACAATCCTACATTACAACAATTGACTCTCAATATTCAAGAGTATGCTGCTAGTTTAAATAATGTTATATGGTATGACTCTCCAACTGGAACAAATTCAATTACTTTATCAACGGTAATGACCATAGGAACTACTTATTATGCTGTTTTAATCGATCCATTAACTGGATGTGAAAGTAGTGTAAGATTAGCTGTGACAGTGGATTTATCTGCTTGTGGTAATCTTACTATTCCAGATGGTTTTTCTCCTAATGGAGATGGAGTTAACGATGTTTTTGACATTGATAATTTAGACTTTCTCTATCCAAATTTTGATATCGAATTCTATAACAGATACGGCAACCTTGTTTATAGCGGAAATATCAATACACCTCGATTTAACGGTTTTAGCAATCAATCAGGTCTATTAAACGATGGTGAATTACCAGTAGGTGTTTACTTCTATATTCTCAAGTACAATGATGGTACAACAAAGCCTTCACAAGGAAGAATATATTTAAGTAGATAA